The Melospiza melodia melodia isolate bMelMel2 chromosome 23, bMelMel2.pri, whole genome shotgun sequence genome contains a region encoding:
- the ENTPD4 gene encoding ectonucleoside triphosphate diphosphohydrolase 4: MGRISISCLLPASWHFSLSPVGCPRVLNASLRQLLLLGAAAAAAALLLCSLLVVRGKHRDGKFHRYLARVRDTEATDTGNPNLSYGIVVDCGSSGSRVFVYCWPRHNGNPKDLLDIQQMRDSSRKPVVMKIKPGISEFAGSPDKVSDYISPLLSFAAEHVPRSKHKETPLYILCTAGMRILPESQQKAILEDLLTDIPVHFDFLFSDSHAEVISGKQEGVYAWIGINFVLGRFEHTDDEDEAVVEVPGSEHHDPIFRKRTVGILDMGGVSTQIAYEVPQSEEVAKSLLAEVNLGCDAHQTEHVYRVYVATFLGFGGNAARRRYEESLFSSSLLRNRQAGLSPQAPIPDPCLPRDAQDELRHRGLRLQLRGTGDFQLCRERLRPLLNRTNGTGSSLNGVSQPPLRLQSSEFYGFSEFYYCTEDVLRMGGDYSAARFTKAAQDYCATRWSVLRERFERGLYAPHADLHRLKFQCFKSAWMFEVFHRGFSFPESYGSLKTALQVYDKEVQWTLGAILYRTRFLPLRDIQQENFRGIHSHWRSFSFVYNHYLFLACFLVVLLSILLYLLRLRRIHRRLLPPGAASPPLWLPEGLPPQKIPA; encoded by the exons ATGGGCAG GATCAGCATCTCGTGCCTGCTCCCGGCCTCGTGGCACTTCAGCCTCTCCCCCGTGGGCTGTCCCCGCGTCCTGAACGCGTCCctgcggcagctgctgctcctgggggcggccgcggccgcggcggcgctgctgctctgctccctgctggtgGTGCGGGGGAAGCACCGCGACGGGAAATTCCACAG GTACCTGGCCAGGGTGAGGGACACGGAGGCCACGGACACCGGGAACCCCAACCTGAGCTACGGCATCGTGGTGGATtgcggcagcagcggctccagggtGTTCGTGTACTGCTGGCCCCGGCACAACGGCAACCCCAAGGACCTGCTGGACATCCAGCAGATGAGGGACAGCTCCAGGAAACCCGTGGTGATGAAAATCAAACCAG GAATTTCGGAGTTTGCCGGCTCTCCCGACAAGGTCAGTGATTACATCTCGCCCCTGCTGAGCTTCGCTGCCGAGCACGTGCCCCGCTCCAAGCACAAGGAGACTCCTCTGTACATCCTGTGCACTGCAGGCATGAGGATCCTGCCCGAGAG CCAGCAGAAAGCCATCCTGGAGGATCTGCTCACAGACATCCCCGTGCACTTTGATTTCCTCTTCTCTGACTCCCACGCTGAGGTGATTTCTGGCAAGCAGGAAG GAGTCTATGCATGGATTGGGATCAACTTTGTCCTGGGGAGATTCGAGCACACGGACGATG aggATGAAGCCGTGGTGGAGGTCCCTGGCAGCGAGCACCACGATCCCATTTTCCGCAAGAGAACCGTGGGGATCCTGGACATGGGCGGGGTCTCCACACAGATCGCCTACGAGGTGCCCCAGAGT gaggaggtgGCCAAGAGCCTGCTGGCCGAGGTGAACCTGGGCTGCGACGCGCACCAGACGGAGCACGTGTACCGCGTGTACGTGGCCACCTTCCTGGGCTTCGGCGGCAACGCCGCGCGCCGGCGCTACGAGGAGAGCCTGTTCTCCAGCAGCCTGCTCAGGAACAG GCAggccgggctgagccctcagGCCCCCATCCCGGACCCGTGCCTGCCGCGGGACGCGCAGGACGAGCTGCGGCACCGGGGGCTGCGGCTGCAGCTGCGCGGCACCGGCGACTTCCAGCTGTGCCGGGAGCGGCTGCGGCCGCTGCTGAACCGCACCAACGGCACCGGGAGCTCCCTGAACGGCGTCTCGCAGCCCCCCCTGCGCCTGCAGAGCAGCGAGTTCTACGGCTTCTCCGAGTTCTACTACTGCACCGAGGACGTGCTGCGCATGGGCGGCGACTACAGCGCGGCCCGGTTCACCAAGGCTGCACAG GATTATTGTGCCACCCGCTGGTCGGTGCTGCGGGAACGCTTCGAGCGCGGCCTCTACGCGCCCCACGCGGATCTGCACCGGCTCAA GTTCCAGTGCTTTAAGTCTGCCTGGATGTTCGAGGTTTTCCACCGGGGCTTTTCCTTCCCGGAGAGCTATGGGAGCCTGAAGACGGCGCTGCAGGTCTACGACAAGGAGGTGCAGTGGACGCTGGGGGCCATCCTCTACCGCACCCGCTTCCTGCCCCTCAG GGACATCCAGCAGGAGAATTTCCGTGGCATCCACTCCCACTGGAGGAGCTTCTCCTTCGTCTACAACCACTACCTGTTCCTGGCCTGcttcctggtggtgctgctctcCATCCTGCTCTACCTGCTCCGCCTGCGCCGCATCCACCGCCGGCTGCTCCCGCCCGGCGCCGCCTCCCCGCCCCTGTGGCTGCCCGAGGGGCTCCCCCCACAGAAAATCCCAGCCTA